A genomic window from Pseudonocardia broussonetiae includes:
- a CDS encoding NAD(P)-dependent alcohol dehydrogenase, translated as MRAAVLRGRDGPYLIEEVTLDAPRAGEVLVEIVGAGMCHTDLLLRDPAVAARSGPVILGHEGSGIVREVGPGVTRLRVGDHVLVSFDSCGWCTSCLGGAPAHCTEFELRNMTGRRPDGSVGARDGGGSEVANRWFGQSCFAEYALATERNTVVVDEALPLELLAPLGCGLQTGAGSVFNEMRLAAGQSLAVFGAGAVGLAAVMAARIAGAGDIVVVDLLDSRLEAALDLGATRVVRGGTDDLTDQVRRGAGVDFSLETTAVTSVIAASVAVLARPGKAVLVGAGAGELRLAPGQLAGRTVTFALEGSSVPQILLPQLIGHWQAGRFPIERLVTTYGLDDINLAEADSIAGTTIKPVIGFAV; from the coding sequence ATGCGCGCCGCCGTCCTGCGGGGCCGCGACGGCCCGTACCTCATCGAGGAGGTCACCCTCGACGCGCCGCGAGCGGGCGAGGTGCTGGTCGAGATCGTCGGGGCCGGGATGTGCCACACGGACCTGCTTCTCCGCGATCCCGCGGTGGCGGCCCGCTCCGGCCCCGTCATCCTCGGGCACGAGGGCTCCGGGATCGTCCGCGAGGTCGGTCCCGGGGTCACCCGGCTCCGGGTCGGCGACCACGTGCTCGTCAGCTTCGACTCGTGCGGGTGGTGCACCTCCTGCCTCGGGGGTGCTCCCGCCCACTGCACCGAGTTCGAGCTGAGGAACATGACGGGACGGCGTCCCGACGGGAGCGTCGGCGCGCGGGACGGCGGCGGGTCCGAGGTCGCGAACCGCTGGTTCGGCCAGTCCTGCTTCGCCGAGTACGCCCTCGCTACCGAGCGCAACACCGTCGTCGTCGACGAGGCGCTGCCGCTCGAGCTGCTCGCGCCGCTCGGCTGCGGCCTGCAGACCGGCGCCGGGTCGGTGTTCAACGAGATGCGCCTCGCCGCGGGCCAGTCGCTCGCCGTCTTCGGAGCGGGAGCCGTCGGCCTGGCGGCCGTGATGGCGGCCCGGATCGCCGGGGCCGGTGACATCGTGGTCGTCGACCTCCTCGACTCACGGCTGGAGGCGGCGCTCGACCTGGGCGCCACCCGGGTCGTCCGCGGCGGGACCGACGACCTCACCGACCAGGTGCGTCGCGGAGCCGGTGTGGACTTCTCGCTCGAGACCACCGCGGTGACCTCGGTCATCGCCGCGTCGGTCGCGGTGCTCGCGCGCCCCGGGAAGGCCGTGCTGGTCGGCGCGGGTGCCGGGGAGCTCCGGCTGGCACCGGGTCAGCTCGCCGGCCGGACCGTCACCTTCGCGCTGGAGGGCAGCTCGGTCCCGCAGATCCTGCTGCCGCAGCTCATCGGCCACTGGCAGGCCGGCCGCTTCCCGATCGAACGGCTGGTCACGACCTACGGCCTGGACGACATCAACCTCGCCGAGGCCGACTCGATCGCGGGGACGACCATCAAGCCGGTCATCGGCTTCGCAGTCTGA
- a CDS encoding cytochrome P450 codes for MTTTDSPTPFSRPHPVSTSEDLSSDAFWHRSFEERDATFARLRRDAPVSWHLARHVPEIPADQVDAGFWAITRRDDITRISQDHETFSSDRHRGGVSFRSTDRAAAGPPTFLEMDPPSHTRYRQIMSAAFTPKAVARLSDKIGARAEQIVDRVVGGGAFDFVREVAAKLPMLTVADLVGVPESLVQDFARAGDEFVGGGDPDFLEPGADRAAHSLEQIGILRQIGVDLVDHRRRHPADDVATALAAFEIDGRPLTSDDIASVMLLLSVAGNDTTKQTTSRTVVSLWRHPDQRAWLTGDYPGRIAGSVEEFVRHASPVIQFARSVVRDVEIGGQRLEAGDKVVLFYCSGNRDEDVWPDAHAFDLSRERRPHVGFGGGGVHYCLGNGVAKAQLRALFGQILSKLPAMQVGEPEYLRSDFINGVKRLPVVVP; via the coding sequence ATGACCACCACCGACAGCCCGACGCCCTTCTCGCGACCGCATCCGGTCTCGACGTCGGAGGACCTCAGCTCCGACGCCTTCTGGCACCGGTCGTTCGAGGAGCGGGACGCGACGTTCGCCCGGCTGCGCCGGGACGCGCCGGTCAGCTGGCACCTGGCCCGGCACGTGCCCGAGATCCCCGCCGACCAGGTCGACGCCGGGTTCTGGGCGATCACGCGACGCGACGACATCACCAGGATCAGCCAGGACCACGAGACCTTCAGCTCAGACCGGCACCGGGGCGGCGTCTCCTTCCGCTCGACCGACCGGGCGGCTGCCGGCCCGCCGACGTTCCTCGAGATGGACCCCCCGTCCCACACCCGGTACCGGCAGATCATGAGCGCCGCCTTCACCCCGAAGGCCGTCGCCCGCCTGAGCGACAAGATCGGCGCCCGGGCCGAGCAGATCGTCGACCGGGTCGTGGGCGGCGGCGCGTTCGACTTCGTCCGCGAGGTGGCGGCCAAGCTCCCGATGCTGACCGTCGCCGACCTGGTCGGGGTGCCCGAGAGCCTCGTCCAGGACTTCGCGCGAGCGGGCGACGAGTTCGTCGGCGGCGGGGATCCGGACTTCCTCGAGCCCGGCGCCGACCGCGCCGCCCACTCCCTCGAACAGATCGGGATCCTCCGGCAGATCGGGGTCGACCTCGTCGACCACCGACGCAGGCACCCCGCCGACGACGTCGCGACGGCACTCGCCGCGTTCGAGATCGACGGGCGGCCGCTGACGTCGGACGACATCGCCTCGGTCATGCTCCTGCTCAGCGTCGCGGGCAACGACACCACCAAGCAGACCACCTCCCGCACCGTGGTCAGCCTGTGGCGCCACCCGGACCAGCGGGCCTGGCTCACCGGGGACTACCCCGGCCGCATCGCGGGGTCGGTCGAGGAGTTCGTCCGGCACGCCTCCCCCGTGATCCAGTTCGCCCGTTCCGTCGTCCGGGACGTCGAGATCGGCGGGCAGCGGCTCGAGGCGGGCGACAAGGTCGTCCTCTTCTACTGCTCGGGGAACCGGGACGAGGACGTCTGGCCCGACGCCCACGCCTTCGACCTCAGCCGGGAGCGCCGGCCGCACGTCGGGTTCGGCGGCGGTGGCGTCCACTACTGCCTCGGCAACGGCGTCGCCAAGGCGCAGCTCCGGGCGCTGTTCGGCCAGATCCTCAGCAAGCTCCCGGCCATGCAGGTCGGCGAGCCGGAGTACCTCCGCAGCGACTTCATCAACGGCGTCAAGCGGCTCCCCGTGGTCGTGCCCTGA
- a CDS encoding MFS transporter: MRLPVEVWILSLISFLSAAGMGLVAPALPALAREYDVGITAMSVAISGFAAARLLANVGLIPALRHVRLRPVLAAGLGFQATTTFASGLATDYTWFVVFRCLSGIGSAAFTIASTALLVALAPADRRGRAMSVFGGSSGIGIVAGPAIGGALALAQPHLPLLVYGAALGLGGVIAVVLLRRARDVRTVEAAPPPAETDTAAVHTDGMIGRTRSPGALAQLFRDPLFRTVIACQFVHGWVNYGLRMAILPTYLESVGHGLAFVGIGLTVAAATQLVTTTVSGGVSDRLGRRPVLLTSFVLALGAIALFGFPAAPWIVIAAFFAFGLAGGAQASASSAMLADSRAGRTAAAAGVFWMTFDIAAIVGPLLTGVTVEVAGYPWALGVAALVVAVAAGVTVRMPRTRPS; the protein is encoded by the coding sequence GTGAGACTGCCCGTCGAGGTCTGGATCCTCTCCCTCATCTCCTTCCTGTCCGCCGCGGGAATGGGCCTGGTCGCCCCGGCGCTGCCCGCACTGGCTCGCGAGTACGACGTCGGGATCACGGCGATGAGCGTGGCGATCAGCGGGTTCGCCGCAGCCCGGCTCCTGGCGAACGTCGGGCTCATCCCGGCACTCAGGCACGTCCGGCTCCGGCCGGTGCTCGCCGCCGGACTCGGGTTCCAGGCGACGACCACGTTCGCCTCCGGGCTCGCCACCGACTACACGTGGTTCGTCGTCTTCCGCTGCCTCAGCGGGATCGGCAGCGCGGCGTTCACCATCGCGTCCACCGCCCTGCTGGTGGCCCTCGCTCCCGCCGACCGCCGCGGCCGGGCGATGAGCGTCTTCGGCGGGTCGTCCGGCATCGGCATCGTGGCCGGGCCCGCCATCGGGGGTGCTCTCGCGCTCGCCCAGCCGCACCTCCCCCTCCTCGTCTACGGGGCGGCGCTCGGCCTCGGTGGCGTGATCGCCGTCGTCCTCCTCCGGAGGGCCCGGGACGTCCGCACCGTCGAAGCGGCCCCACCACCCGCGGAGACCGACACCGCCGCCGTCCACACCGACGGCATGATCGGGCGGACGCGGAGCCCGGGGGCCCTCGCACAGCTGTTCCGCGACCCCCTCTTCCGGACCGTCATCGCCTGCCAGTTCGTGCACGGCTGGGTCAACTACGGGCTCCGGATGGCGATCCTGCCCACCTACCTGGAGTCGGTCGGCCACGGGTTGGCGTTCGTCGGGATCGGCCTGACCGTGGCGGCGGCCACCCAGCTGGTCACCACGACGGTCAGCGGCGGGGTGTCGGACCGGCTCGGGCGCAGGCCCGTGCTGCTCACGTCGTTCGTCCTCGCGCTCGGGGCGATCGCGCTCTTCGGGTTCCCCGCCGCGCCGTGGATCGTCATCGCCGCCTTCTTCGCCTTCGGGCTGGCGGGCGGGGCCCAGGCCTCCGCGTCCTCCGCGATGCTGGCCGACTCCCGGGCAGGCCGGACCGCCGCGGCGGCGGGCGTGTTCTGGATGACCTTCGACATCGCGGCCATCGTCGGACCGCTGCTGACGGGGGTCACCGTCGAGGTCGCCGGATACCCCTGGGCGCTCGGGGTGGCGGCACTGGTGGTCGCGGTGGCCGCGGGCGTCACCGTGCGCATGCCCCGCACGCGACCGTCCTAG
- a CDS encoding NAD(P)/FAD-dependent oxidoreductase translates to MTGRLVVVGASLAGLRAVQSARRAGHEGPITLLGAERHLPYDRPPLSKAYLGTGGEPDFFVTAQELDELGVEVLLSTPAEALDPVRRVVAAGDDRIAYDAVVIATGAAPRRLPDLPELDGIVTLRTLDDAAAIRDRLGPDLDVVVVGAGFIGSEIASSASAVGGRVTLVEAAAVPLVRAVGEVVGAAVSTLHGRNGVRLVCDARIARVHAASGRVAAVELASGEVIPADLVVVGIGAAPATQWLAQSGAALHPADGGLVCDEYLETSLPDVYAAGDVTYWPNAVLDATMRLENWTNAAEQGGRAGANAVLPRPSRTPYETVPYFWSDWYDNRIQFVGGTAADGVDFAEGGPGTERFVALYRSGDRLVGAATLNEPRKIMKLRRLIGGRAGTGEAIALLASMARPAAPGP, encoded by the coding sequence GTGACCGGCCGACTCGTCGTCGTCGGCGCCTCGCTGGCCGGCCTGCGCGCCGTCCAGTCGGCCCGCCGCGCCGGGCACGAGGGGCCGATCACCCTGCTCGGGGCCGAGCGGCACCTGCCCTACGACCGGCCGCCCCTCTCGAAGGCCTACCTCGGGACCGGGGGCGAGCCCGACTTCTTCGTCACCGCGCAGGAGCTGGACGAGCTCGGCGTGGAGGTGCTCCTGTCGACGCCGGCCGAGGCGCTGGACCCCGTACGGCGGGTCGTCGCGGCCGGTGACGACCGGATCGCCTACGACGCGGTCGTCATCGCGACGGGCGCGGCCCCGCGGCGCCTCCCCGACCTCCCCGAGCTCGACGGGATCGTCACCCTCCGCACCCTCGACGACGCGGCTGCGATCCGGGACCGGCTCGGGCCGGACCTCGACGTGGTCGTCGTGGGCGCCGGGTTCATCGGGTCCGAGATCGCGTCGTCGGCCAGCGCGGTCGGGGGCCGCGTCACCCTGGTCGAGGCCGCTGCCGTCCCGCTCGTGCGCGCCGTGGGCGAGGTCGTCGGCGCAGCCGTCTCGACCCTGCACGGGCGCAACGGGGTCCGGCTCGTCTGCGACGCCCGGATCGCCCGGGTGCACGCCGCGTCCGGACGGGTGGCAGCGGTCGAGCTCGCCTCCGGCGAGGTCATCCCGGCCGACCTCGTCGTGGTCGGCATCGGTGCCGCGCCCGCCACGCAGTGGCTGGCGCAGTCGGGTGCCGCCCTCCACCCGGCCGACGGTGGGCTGGTGTGCGACGAGTACCTCGAGACGTCCCTGCCGGACGTGTACGCGGCGGGGGACGTCACGTACTGGCCCAACGCCGTGCTGGACGCGACCATGCGCCTCGAGAACTGGACCAACGCCGCCGAGCAGGGCGGCCGCGCCGGCGCCAACGCCGTCCTGCCCCGGCCCTCCCGGACCCCCTACGAGACCGTGCCCTACTTCTGGAGCGACTGGTACGACAACCGGATCCAGTTCGTGGGCGGCACGGCCGCGGACGGCGTCGACTTCGCCGAGGGCGGCCCGGGGACCGAGCGGTTCGTCGCCCTCTACCGCAGCGGCGACCGGCTGGTCGGCGCGGCCACGCTCAACGAGCCACGGAAGATCATGAAGCTCCGCCGCCTCATCGGCGGGCGTGCAGGGACCGGCGAGGCGATCGCCCTGCTCGCGTCGATGGCCCGACCCGCGGCACCCGGCCCGTGA
- a CDS encoding CaiB/BaiF CoA-transferase family protein — protein MSALAGLRVLDLSTGIAGPLVGMVFGDFGADVVKIDAPVPDPAWGRPGYAVWNRNKRSVLVDPGRPADLEWLAAAARGADVCILGHGSRLADWGPSVEAAALANAGLVVVHLPAYLPGSTPWSGGESNGLLAAAGGQSARQASVTGGPVESISPHLLYIHGIWAAACAVSALVERTVSGRGQVVTVSGVQAVLEATVNALSADPSLPDTPTTVGPAGRHPTYRLFECADGAWISVGALGPKFEGNLLRALGLDAVLTDPRIDGVTARMSLPDNLPWCNALIEAAFAARPRAELVELITGLGIPCGPVSSRDEWFDSEQVRAIGMHLEIEDPLRGRVEMPGVPIVLTASPGSVTRPAPRPGEHDGIEPWPARPTADPERPPRYVPGPLAGFRVVNMGTFVASPYAGLLLSELGADVIKVEPCTGDPFRVSGYTFNRGMRSVAVDLSSPDGRSVLHRIAATCDVVMDAMRPGVAAKLGFDYDSLVLHRPDIITLSLSAYGEGGPVSARPGVDMVIQAESGMMSCWGGDDTPIANTIAINDVATAALSVLACVTALHHRQVTGVGQRTWDSLAATSVLLQMEDVVRYPGREPAPVGRQDLRGLHPLRCHYEALDGWIYVDVPRDDHRAVDRMRDVGLLGVADGPDALRDAVAGSSVDAALALLARAGVPATRVRPVSEVLRDPRLLEAEAFHIRRSDDGRPFMMTGRYADFSRTQRRGPMVPPGTGEHSRAVLAEAGLDETEIDAVLADGVVLQGTTIRHELPISYR, from the coding sequence ATGAGCGCCCTCGCCGGTCTCCGCGTCCTGGACCTGAGCACCGGCATCGCCGGGCCGCTCGTGGGGATGGTCTTCGGCGACTTCGGCGCCGACGTCGTCAAGATCGACGCACCCGTCCCCGACCCGGCGTGGGGCCGCCCGGGCTACGCGGTGTGGAACCGGAACAAGCGCAGCGTGCTCGTCGATCCCGGACGACCGGCCGACCTGGAGTGGCTCGCCGCGGCGGCCCGCGGCGCGGACGTCTGCATCCTGGGCCACGGCTCGCGGCTGGCCGACTGGGGCCCGTCGGTCGAGGCGGCCGCGCTGGCGAACGCCGGGCTCGTCGTCGTCCACCTCCCCGCCTACCTGCCGGGCTCCACCCCGTGGAGCGGCGGGGAGTCGAACGGGCTGCTCGCCGCGGCCGGTGGGCAGTCCGCCCGTCAGGCGTCCGTCACCGGGGGCCCGGTCGAGTCGATCTCGCCCCACCTGCTCTACATCCACGGCATCTGGGCGGCGGCCTGCGCCGTGTCCGCCCTGGTGGAGCGCACGGTGTCCGGCCGGGGCCAGGTCGTCACGGTCTCCGGGGTCCAGGCGGTGCTCGAGGCGACCGTCAACGCCCTGAGCGCCGACCCGTCGCTGCCGGACACGCCGACGACCGTGGGCCCCGCCGGACGTCACCCCACCTACCGGCTCTTCGAGTGCGCCGACGGCGCCTGGATCTCGGTCGGGGCGCTCGGTCCGAAGTTCGAGGGCAACCTCCTGCGCGCGCTCGGCCTCGACGCGGTCCTGACCGACCCCCGCATCGACGGGGTCACGGCGCGCATGTCCCTCCCCGACAACCTGCCGTGGTGCAACGCCCTGATCGAGGCGGCCTTCGCGGCGCGACCACGAGCCGAACTGGTGGAGCTCATCACCGGACTCGGCATCCCGTGCGGGCCGGTCAGCAGCAGGGACGAGTGGTTCGACAGCGAGCAGGTCCGGGCGATCGGGATGCACCTGGAGATCGAGGACCCGCTGCGGGGCAGGGTCGAGATGCCCGGGGTGCCGATCGTCCTGACGGCGTCGCCCGGATCCGTGACCCGCCCCGCCCCCCGCCCCGGGGAGCACGACGGGATCGAGCCGTGGCCCGCGAGGCCGACCGCCGACCCGGAGCGGCCGCCCCGCTACGTACCCGGGCCGCTGGCCGGGTTCCGGGTCGTCAACATGGGCACCTTCGTGGCCTCGCCCTACGCGGGTCTGCTGCTCAGCGAGCTGGGTGCGGACGTCATCAAGGTCGAGCCGTGCACCGGCGACCCCTTCCGCGTGTCCGGCTACACGTTCAACCGGGGCATGCGCAGCGTCGCCGTGGACCTGTCGTCCCCGGACGGGCGGTCGGTGCTGCACCGCATCGCCGCGACCTGCGACGTCGTCATGGACGCGATGCGGCCCGGGGTCGCGGCCAAGCTGGGCTTCGACTACGACAGCCTCGTCCTCCACCGGCCCGACATCATCACCCTGAGCCTCTCGGCGTACGGCGAGGGCGGCCCCGTCTCCGCCCGCCCGGGCGTCGACATGGTCATCCAGGCCGAGAGCGGGATGATGTCGTGCTGGGGTGGCGACGACACCCCGATCGCCAACACCATCGCGATCAACGACGTCGCCACGGCGGCCCTCAGCGTCCTCGCCTGCGTGACGGCCCTCCACCACCGCCAGGTCACGGGGGTCGGCCAGCGCACCTGGGACTCGCTCGCGGCGACGTCGGTGCTCCTCCAGATGGAGGACGTGGTGCGGTACCCGGGCCGCGAGCCCGCCCCCGTGGGCCGCCAGGACCTCCGCGGGTTGCACCCGCTCCGGTGCCACTACGAGGCCCTGGACGGCTGGATCTACGTGGACGTGCCCCGGGACGACCACCGAGCGGTCGACCGGATGCGCGACGTCGGCCTGCTCGGGGTGGCGGACGGTCCGGACGCGCTCCGGGACGCGGTCGCCGGCTCGTCCGTCGACGCCGCGCTCGCCCTCCTCGCGCGGGCGGGCGTGCCCGCGACGCGCGTCCGGCCGGTGAGCGAGGTGCTGCGCGATCCGCGCCTGCTCGAGGCGGAGGCCTTCCACATCCGCCGCTCCGACGACGGCCGCCCGTTCATGATGACCGGCCGCTACGCGGACTTCAGCCGCACGCAGCGCCGAGGGCCGATGGTGCCGCCGGGCACCGGCGAGCACAGCCGTGCGGTCCTGGCCGAGGCGGGCCTCGACGAGACCGAGATCGATGCCGTGCTCGCGGACGGGGTCGTCCTCCAGGGGACCACGATCCGCCACGAGCTCCCCATCTCCTACCGCTAG
- a CDS encoding MaoC family dehydratase, whose protein sequence is MSIDPSYVGRTGEPSDRAWESRDALLYAIAVGAGQGDPGRELEFTTENSGLPQRVLPSFVCVAAGAPLPTGFSVDMTRMLHAEMSFELLGDLLPQGRVTSVARIDAIHDKGTGALVSTSTEVVDRDTGAPLARLGSGLFVRGAGGFGGDRGPRDGWTLPDRRPDAVTVCATRPEQALLYRLTGDRNPLHTDPAFARRAGFDAPILHGMCTYGFTARALLHEVAGSDPRSFGSMSARFSRTVPLGERLTVEVWRTGSGAVFRTLDSSGEVVLDRGRMGLR, encoded by the coding sequence ATGTCCATCGATCCGAGCTACGTCGGACGGACGGGCGAGCCGTCCGACCGCGCGTGGGAGTCCCGGGACGCGCTGCTGTACGCGATCGCCGTGGGTGCCGGGCAGGGCGACCCCGGCCGGGAGCTCGAGTTCACCACCGAGAACTCGGGGCTCCCGCAGCGCGTGCTCCCCTCTTTCGTCTGCGTCGCGGCCGGCGCGCCGCTCCCCACCGGCTTCTCGGTCGACATGACCAGGATGCTGCACGCCGAGATGAGCTTCGAGCTCCTCGGTGACCTCCTCCCGCAGGGCCGGGTCACCTCGGTGGCGCGGATCGACGCCATCCACGACAAGGGCACGGGTGCACTCGTCTCGACCTCCACGGAGGTGGTCGACCGGGACACGGGCGCGCCGCTCGCGCGGCTCGGCTCCGGCCTGTTCGTCCGGGGAGCAGGCGGGTTCGGGGGTGACCGCGGACCACGGGACGGCTGGACCCTGCCCGACCGGCGTCCCGATGCCGTGACGGTCTGCGCCACGCGGCCCGAACAGGCGCTGCTCTACCGCCTGACGGGCGACCGCAACCCGCTGCACACCGATCCCGCCTTCGCGCGGCGAGCCGGGTTCGACGCCCCGATCCTGCACGGCATGTGCACCTACGGGTTCACGGCGCGCGCACTCCTGCACGAGGTGGCCGGTTCGGACCCCCGGTCGTTCGGCTCGATGTCCGCGCGGTTCAGCCGGACGGTCCCGCTCGGCGAGCGGCTGACCGTCGAGGTCTGGCGGACCGGCTCCGGAGCCGTCTTCCGCACCCTCGACAGCTCCGGTGAGGTCGTGCTCGACCGCGGCCGCATGGGGCTCCGATGA
- a CDS encoding ferredoxin, with protein sequence MKVVVNRGRCTGIGICESVSPDYFEVGDDGALRQFREFVDAEHRDEVEEAVRSCPAAALTIVDRLEE encoded by the coding sequence ATGAAGGTCGTCGTCAACAGGGGTCGCTGCACCGGGATCGGCATCTGCGAGTCCGTCTCGCCCGACTACTTCGAGGTGGGCGACGACGGTGCGCTGAGGCAGTTCCGCGAGTTCGTCGACGCCGAGCACCGGGACGAGGTCGAGGAGGCGGTGCGGTCCTGTCCGGCCGCCGCACTGACGATCGTCGACCGGCTCGAGGAGTGA
- a CDS encoding SDR family NAD(P)-dependent oxidoreductase has translation MGVLDGRVAIITGAGRGIGASIARLYVKQGAKVVVNDLGSAGDGTGADSGPAQTVAEQLNEEAGATVAVADGGDIAEVETGDRLLQTALDHFGKLDVLVNAAGILRDRMIFNLAPADWDAVIRVHLRGHYSTIRPASAHWRAQRNPDGHYRIINFTSDSGLHGSPGQPNYAAAKMGVVGLTQSLANGLARYGVTANAIAPGAATRLTAAIPDDKRVAVREDGPEEDARRSPDNIAAVVAHIGSEQTDWLSGRTISSSGFHVGLYNVPEEIASFDGRSPWEVEDLGAAFESTFRALADGLAPTPFAIQTAR, from the coding sequence GTGGGAGTGCTCGACGGCCGCGTGGCCATCATCACCGGGGCGGGACGCGGGATCGGCGCGTCGATCGCCCGGCTCTACGTGAAGCAGGGCGCGAAGGTCGTGGTCAACGACCTCGGCTCGGCGGGGGACGGCACGGGCGCCGACAGCGGGCCGGCCCAGACCGTCGCGGAGCAGCTCAACGAGGAGGCGGGAGCGACCGTCGCGGTCGCCGACGGCGGCGACATCGCCGAGGTGGAGACCGGCGACCGCCTCCTCCAGACGGCCCTCGACCACTTCGGGAAGCTCGACGTCCTGGTGAACGCGGCCGGCATCCTCCGGGACCGGATGATCTTCAACCTGGCCCCCGCCGACTGGGACGCCGTCATCCGGGTCCACCTCCGCGGTCACTACTCCACGATCCGACCGGCATCCGCCCACTGGCGGGCGCAGCGCAACCCGGACGGGCACTACCGGATCATCAACTTCACGTCCGACTCGGGCCTGCACGGCTCCCCCGGCCAGCCCAACTACGCCGCCGCGAAGATGGGCGTCGTCGGCCTCACCCAGTCGCTGGCCAACGGCCTCGCGCGCTACGGCGTGACGGCCAACGCGATCGCCCCGGGAGCGGCGACCCGGCTGACGGCCGCCATCCCGGACGACAAGAGGGTCGCCGTCCGGGAGGACGGCCCGGAGGAGGACGCGCGCCGCTCCCCGGACAACATCGCCGCCGTCGTGGCCCACATCGGGAGCGAGCAGACCGACTGGCTGTCGGGACGGACCATCTCGAGCTCGGGCTTCCACGTCGGTCTCTACAACGTCCCGGAGGAGATCGCCTCCTTCGACGGCCGGTCGCCGTGGGAGGTCGAGGACCTCGGGGCCGCGTTCGAGAGCACGTTCCGGGCACTCGCCGACGGCCTCGCGCCGACGCCGTTCGCCATCCAGACCGCCAGGTAG
- a CDS encoding Zn-ribbon domain-containing OB-fold protein has protein sequence MSSGPVPSPTPETAPFWESTRARAMRLPHCTPCGRPHFYPRSYCPFCHSAELEWREVSGRATLASYVINRRPGPAFEGASQIIALVRLAEGPRMMTNLVEVETDPVSLRLGMPLRVRYSERGDQVLPLFAPAEVAA, from the coding sequence ATGAGCTCCGGACCGGTTCCGAGCCCCACACCCGAGACCGCACCGTTCTGGGAGAGCACGCGCGCCCGCGCCATGCGCCTTCCCCACTGCACCCCCTGCGGCCGGCCGCACTTCTACCCGCGCAGCTACTGCCCGTTCTGCCACTCCGCCGAGCTCGAGTGGCGGGAGGTCTCGGGCCGGGCCACGCTCGCGTCCTACGTGATCAACCGTCGCCCCGGGCCGGCGTTCGAGGGCGCGTCCCAGATCATCGCGCTGGTCCGGCTCGCCGAGGGGCCCCGGATGATGACCAACCTCGTCGAGGTCGAGACCGACCCCGTCTCGTTGCGCCTCGGGATGCCCCTCCGGGTGCGGTACAGCGAGCGGGGCGACCAGGTCCTGCCCCTGTTCGCGCCGGCGGAGGTCGCCGCGTGA
- a CDS encoding thiolase C-terminal domain-containing protein, whose protein sequence is MHGGNVAIVGAAETRDLGTLPDRSVLQLHTEAAMRALSDAGLGPDDVDGIANDGMPPFDVSHYLGIRPRWIDGTSVGGCSFMLHVRHAAAAIAAGAANVVLITHGESGRSGVGTRPWAPDPASLSGQFEQPFGAGAPFATFTTPVLAFLEERGMTRRDLAEVVAAQREWSDGNPRAARNRRISADDVLAAREIAYPFTRDMCCVVTDGGGALVMTSAERARDLPSADRAVHLLGSGEAGGTPIVSQMDDLGSFGAFRTACGEALRTAGITHADVDHVMFYDAFAHLPLYMLEDSGFVGRGESGAFVADGGTRPGGALPMNTNGGGLSYTHTGKYGMFAIQEAVRQLRGEAFRQVPGVEVSVVQGVGMMFGAAGALVLGNRT, encoded by the coding sequence ATGCACGGAGGGAACGTCGCCATCGTCGGCGCGGCGGAGACCCGGGACCTCGGCACGCTCCCGGACCGGTCGGTCCTGCAGCTCCACACCGAAGCGGCGATGCGCGCGCTGTCCGACGCCGGTCTCGGGCCGGACGACGTCGACGGCATCGCCAACGACGGGATGCCGCCGTTCGACGTGTCGCACTACCTCGGCATCCGTCCCCGGTGGATCGACGGGACCTCGGTCGGGGGGTGCAGCTTCATGCTGCACGTCCGGCACGCCGCCGCGGCGATCGCGGCGGGCGCCGCGAACGTCGTCCTGATCACCCACGGGGAGTCCGGCCGGTCCGGGGTGGGCACCCGGCCGTGGGCCCCCGATCCCGCCTCCCTGTCGGGACAGTTCGAGCAGCCCTTCGGGGCCGGGGCCCCCTTCGCGACCTTCACCACCCCGGTGCTCGCCTTCCTCGAGGAGCGGGGGATGACACGGCGCGACCTCGCCGAGGTCGTCGCGGCCCAGCGGGAGTGGTCGGACGGGAACCCCCGGGCCGCGCGCAACCGGAGGATCTCCGCCGACGACGTGCTCGCGGCGCGCGAGATCGCCTACCCCTTCACCCGGGACATGTGCTGCGTGGTGACCGACGGGGGAGGCGCTCTGGTCATGACCTCCGCGGAACGGGCCCGGGACCTGCCGAGCGCCGACCGCGCGGTCCACCTCCTGGGGTCCGGGGAGGCCGGCGGCACCCCGATCGTCTCGCAGATGGACGACCTCGGATCGTTCGGTGCCTTCCGCACCGCCTGCGGTGAGGCCCTGCGGACGGCCGGCATCACCCACGCCGACGTCGACCACGTGATGTTCTACGACGCGTTCGCGCACCTGCCCCTGTACATGCTGGAGGACTCCGGGTTCGTCGGCCGGGGCGAGTCCGGCGCGTTCGTCGCCGACGGCGGCACGCGGCCCGGCGGGGCCCTGCCCATGAACACCAACGGCGGAGGGCTGTCCTACACCCACACCGGCAAGTACGGCATGTTCGCCATCCAGGAGGCGGTCCGCCAGCTGCGCGGGGAGGCGTTCCGGCAGGTGCCGGGCGTCGAGGTCAGCGTCGTCCAGGGGGTGGGGATGATGTTCGGCGCGGCCGGGGCGCTCGTGCTCGGCAACCGGACCTGA